The Agrobacterium vitis genome has a segment encoding these proteins:
- the metK gene encoding methionine adenosyltransferase: MRSNYLFTSESVSEGHPDKVCDRISDEIVDLVYREAARTGVDPWTVRIACETLATTNRVVIAGEVRLPPSLMKTDKNGNEVINPAKFKAAARKAIRDIGYEQDGFHWKTAKIDVLLHSQSAHIAQGVDKAADHEGGEGAGDQGIMFGYACGETPDLMPAPIYYSHKILQLLSAARKKGEGDVGKLGPDAKSQVTVRYVDGKPSDVASIVLSTQHLDESWDSAKVRSVVEPYILEAFGDLKVADDCKWYINPTGKFVIGGPDGDAGLTGRKIIVDTYGGAAPHGGGAFSGKDTTKVDRSAAYAARYLAKNVVAAGLADRCTIQIAYAIGIAQPLSIYVDLHGTGKYTEDQIEAAIRSVMDLSPTGIRRHLDLNKPIYAKTSAYGHFGRKAGRDGSFAWEKLDLVKPLKEALKG, from the coding sequence ATGCGCTCAAACTATCTGTTTACGAGTGAGTCCGTTTCGGAAGGTCATCCGGACAAGGTCTGCGACCGAATTTCGGACGAAATCGTCGATCTGGTCTATCGTGAAGCGGCACGGACCGGGGTGGATCCCTGGACAGTGCGCATCGCCTGCGAGACGCTGGCGACCACCAATCGTGTTGTCATCGCTGGTGAGGTTCGCCTGCCGCCGAGCCTGATGAAGACCGACAAGAACGGCAATGAGGTCATCAACCCTGCCAAGTTCAAGGCGGCGGCGCGCAAGGCAATCCGCGACATCGGCTATGAACAGGACGGCTTCCATTGGAAGACCGCCAAGATCGACGTTCTCCTGCATTCCCAGTCGGCCCATATCGCCCAAGGCGTCGACAAGGCTGCCGACCATGAAGGTGGCGAAGGCGCAGGTGACCAGGGCATTATGTTCGGCTATGCCTGCGGCGAAACGCCGGACTTGATGCCTGCACCGATCTATTATTCCCACAAGATCCTTCAGCTTCTCTCGGCGGCCCGTAAAAAGGGCGAGGGCGACGTGGGCAAGCTTGGCCCCGATGCCAAGAGCCAGGTCACTGTCCGTTATGTCGATGGCAAGCCTTCCGATGTCGCCTCCATCGTGCTTTCTACGCAGCATCTCGACGAAAGCTGGGATTCGGCCAAGGTCCGTTCGGTCGTTGAACCCTATATTCTCGAAGCGTTTGGCGACCTGAAGGTCGCCGACGACTGCAAGTGGTATATAAACCCGACAGGCAAATTCGTGATCGGCGGTCCCGATGGCGATGCAGGCCTGACAGGTCGCAAGATCATCGTCGATACCTATGGTGGCGCGGCCCCGCATGGCGGTGGCGCATTTTCCGGCAAGGATACCACCAAGGTCGACCGTTCTGCCGCCTATGCGGCGCGCTATCTGGCCAAGAACGTGGTTGCAGCCGGCCTGGCGGACCGCTGCACCATCCAGATCGCCTATGCGATCGGCATTGCTCAGCCTTTGTCGATCTATGTCGATCTGCATGGTACCGGCAAATATACCGAGGACCAGATCGAGGCGGCAATCCGCAGCGTGATGGATCTGTCGCCGACCGGTATTCGCCGCCATCTCGATCTCAACAAGCCAATCTATGCCAAGACCTCTGCCTATGGCCATTTTGGCCGCAAGGCTGGCCGTGACGGCTCCTTCGCATGGGAGAAGCTTGATCTGGTCAAGCCGCTCAAGGAGGCCTTGAAAGGCTGA
- a CDS encoding helix-turn-helix domain-containing protein, translating into MLENKKKPNPIDIHVGSRIRLRRTMLGMSQEKLGESLGITFQQIQKYEKGTNRVGASRLQNISSILNVPVSFFFEDAPGEQVVAGANGFSEAASSNYVVDFLSSSEGLQLNRAFVKINDPKVRRKVVDLVKALAADADAE; encoded by the coding sequence ATGCTCGAAAACAAAAAGAAGCCTAACCCCATCGACATTCATGTCGGTAGCCGGATTCGTCTTCGCCGCACCATGCTCGGAATGAGCCAGGAAAAGCTGGGCGAAAGCCTCGGCATTACGTTTCAACAAATTCAGAAGTACGAAAAAGGCACAAATCGTGTCGGCGCCAGCCGCTTGCAGAATATTTCAAGCATTCTGAATGTACCCGTCTCGTTCTTTTTCGAGGATGCACCGGGTGAGCAGGTTGTAGCAGGCGCCAATGGCTTTTCCGAGGCGGCCAGTTCCAACTATGTCGTGGACTTCCTCTCGTCTTCCGAAGGCCTGCAGCTGAACCGTGCTTTCGTTAAGATCAACGATCCGAAAGTGCGCCGCAAAGTCGTCGATCTGGTCAAGGCGCTTGCCGCCGACGCAGACGCGGAATAA
- the lnt gene encoding apolipoprotein N-acyltransferase translates to MERLAARIMLLAGWRRALLAIASGAVGALALAPVGFFAALFFSFSMLVWLLDGVSGNPDRSWSRGLRSAFWIGWLFGFGYFVAGLWWLGNALMVEADEFAWALPLAVLGLPAVLAVFYGLACLAARLLWSEGLGRIAALAAMFGITEWLRSFVATGFPWNAIGYGAMPIPLMMQSAAVLGLFGVSALAVFVFAAPALLGTRRGAKLGLALAGLLICGHLGYGAYRLSLPEPEGRKVTVRLVQPNIDQAAKMDDTDRVAIFEKHLRLTAVPTPPDQPRPDVIVWPETTIPFILTENPDALRQIAGTLQEGQVLITGTVRSEDQGAGIAPRYYNSIYAIDSQGQILAAADKVHLVPFGEYVPWQDILSKLGITNIIDLPGGFSPGASRSLMTLPGGLKLYPLICYEVIFPDEMVKGLSGANAIINVTNDAWFGDTPGPFQHFQQARLRAVETGLPIIRAANNGISALIDGRGRVYSGLRLNAEGVENATFTLSVAPETNVNHNKYNFWAVTALLLSVAVISRLGLISRVN, encoded by the coding sequence ATGGAACGGTTGGCGGCAAGGATCATGCTTCTGGCGGGATGGCGGCGTGCCCTTCTTGCCATTGCCTCAGGCGCGGTCGGGGCGCTGGCGCTGGCGCCGGTAGGGTTCTTTGCGGCTCTGTTTTTCTCCTTCTCCATGCTTGTCTGGCTGCTCGATGGTGTGAGCGGCAATCCCGACCGGAGTTGGTCGCGGGGACTGCGGTCCGCCTTCTGGATCGGTTGGCTGTTCGGCTTCGGTTATTTCGTGGCCGGGCTCTGGTGGTTGGGCAATGCGCTGATGGTGGAGGCCGACGAATTTGCCTGGGCACTGCCGCTTGCAGTGCTGGGTCTTCCGGCAGTGCTTGCGGTGTTTTATGGTTTGGCCTGCCTTGCCGCCCGTCTGCTCTGGTCCGAAGGCCTTGGCCGGATTGCCGCGCTGGCGGCGATGTTTGGCATCACCGAATGGTTGCGCAGCTTTGTTGCCACGGGCTTTCCCTGGAATGCCATCGGCTATGGCGCCATGCCCATCCCATTGATGATGCAATCGGCTGCGGTGCTGGGTCTTTTCGGGGTTTCGGCCCTTGCCGTCTTCGTCTTTGCCGCCCCGGCTCTTCTGGGAACCCGCCGTGGGGCAAAGCTCGGTCTGGCGCTGGCGGGATTATTGATCTGCGGCCATCTCGGCTATGGTGCCTACCGGCTGTCTCTGCCAGAGCCGGAAGGACGGAAGGTGACAGTGCGTCTGGTCCAGCCGAATATAGACCAGGCAGCGAAGATGGACGATACCGACCGCGTTGCGATTTTCGAAAAACATCTTCGCCTGACAGCGGTGCCGACACCGCCCGATCAGCCACGCCCGGATGTGATTGTCTGGCCGGAAACCACCATTCCCTTCATCCTCACCGAAAATCCAGATGCCTTGCGGCAGATTGCCGGGACGTTGCAGGAGGGCCAAGTGCTGATCACCGGCACAGTCCGTTCGGAAGATCAGGGTGCCGGAATTGCCCCACGCTATTATAATTCGATCTATGCAATTGACAGTCAGGGGCAGATCCTTGCCGCCGCCGATAAGGTCCATCTTGTGCCATTTGGGGAATATGTGCCATGGCAGGACATCCTGTCGAAGCTCGGTATTACCAACATTATCGACCTGCCGGGAGGCTTTTCTCCAGGTGCATCACGGTCCCTGATGACCCTTCCGGGGGGGCTGAAGCTCTATCCGTTGATCTGTTACGAGGTCATTTTTCCTGACGAAATGGTTAAGGGATTATCCGGGGCCAATGCCATAATCAATGTCACCAACGATGCTTGGTTTGGAGATACGCCAGGTCCATTTCAGCATTTTCAACAGGCAAGATTACGCGCCGTCGAGACTGGGCTGCCAATTATTCGCGCCGCCAATAATGGCATTTCTGCCTTAATTGACGGACGAGGGCGGGTGTATTCGGGTTTGCGATTGAACGCTGAAGGCGTGGAAAATGCAACTTTTACGCTATCTGTTGCGCCTGAAACCAATGTAAATCATAATAAATACAACTTTTGGGCGGTAACTGCTTTGTTATTATCTGTGGCTGTAATTTCTCGTTTAGGTTTAATATCGAGAGTGAATTGA
- a CDS encoding hemolysin family protein, which yields MSDFSTRSASEATKEQDGSSSEEGSSPQRSSAAHKPQSSFWARAARILKPAGGNLREDIADALMSDRAAEEAFSAEERAMLHNILRFREVRVEDVMVPRSDIHAVDVETSIGELMTLFQQTGHSRMPVYCDTLDDPRGMVHIRDLLSYITLKALNGNGLDLACVDLGVTLEEAGIIRSILFVPPSMQASDLLARMQAARTQMALVIDEYGGTDGLVSHEDIVEMVVGDIEDEHDKEEALVTRVSQDVYLADARIELEEIAEVIGPDFDISAEIDEVDTLGGLLSTAIGRVPQRGEVVQAVAGFELHILDADPRRVKKVRITRMAPIAKRLQEGADLQTVGSGQGK from the coding sequence ATGAGCGATTTTTCGACACGATCGGCCAGTGAGGCCACGAAGGAGCAGGACGGCTCCTCCTCCGAAGAGGGGTCTAGTCCGCAGCGAAGTTCCGCGGCCCACAAGCCGCAATCATCTTTCTGGGCGCGTGCCGCCCGGATCTTGAAACCCGCCGGCGGCAACCTGCGTGAGGATATCGCCGACGCGCTGATGTCCGACAGGGCCGCTGAAGAGGCCTTTTCCGCCGAAGAGCGGGCGATGTTGCACAATATCCTGCGCTTTCGCGAAGTGCGCGTCGAAGATGTCATGGTGCCGCGCTCCGATATCCATGCTGTCGATGTCGAGACCAGCATTGGCGAATTGATGACCCTGTTCCAGCAAACCGGCCATTCGCGCATGCCGGTCTATTGCGACACGCTGGATGATCCACGCGGCATGGTGCATATCCGCGATCTTCTCTCCTATATCACCCTGAAGGCGCTGAACGGCAACGGCCTCGACCTCGCCTGCGTCGATCTTGGCGTGACGCTTGAGGAGGCTGGCATCATCCGCTCCATCCTGTTCGTGCCACCTTCTATGCAGGCCTCCGACCTTCTGGCCCGTATGCAGGCGGCCCGCACCCAGATGGCGCTGGTGATCGACGAGTATGGCGGCACCGATGGCCTGGTTTCGCATGAAGATATCGTCGAAATGGTGGTTGGCGACATTGAAGATGAGCATGACAAGGAAGAGGCGCTGGTCACCCGCGTCTCACAGGATGTCTATCTGGCCGATGCCCGCATCGAACTTGAGGAAATCGCCGAGGTGATCGGTCCTGATTTCGATATCAGTGCGGAAATCGATGAAGTCGATACGCTGGGCGGATTGCTCTCCACCGCGATTGGCCGGGTACCGCAGCGTGGTGAAGTGGTGCAGGCGGTGGCGGGCTTCGAGCTACATATTCTCGACGCCGATCCGCGAAGAGTGAAGAAGGTCCGTATCACCCGCATGGCACCCATTGCCAAGCGCCTGCAGGAAGGCGCCGATTTGCAGACAGTTGGATCCGGGCAGGGTAAGTAG
- the ybeY gene encoding rRNA maturation RNase YbeY: MKKLDVQIAIEADGWPDEAELEALSTRILDHAADFIAAEGQPFAPMPAEVSLVFTGDAEIQAINSEWRGQDKPTNVLSFPAYPIEPGDQPGPMLGDIVIARQTVEREAAELEKTVTDHLTHLMVHGFLHLFGYDHMTEDEAEEMEGLETRILAGLGLSDPYAGQVPV, encoded by the coding sequence ATGAAGAAACTTGACGTTCAGATTGCTATCGAGGCAGATGGCTGGCCTGATGAGGCGGAACTTGAGGCGTTGAGCACACGGATTTTGGACCATGCGGCGGATTTCATCGCTGCTGAAGGCCAGCCCTTTGCGCCGATGCCTGCGGAGGTCTCTCTGGTCTTCACCGGTGACGCCGAGATCCAGGCGATCAACAGTGAATGGCGCGGACAGGACAAGCCGACCAATGTCCTGTCCTTTCCGGCCTATCCGATAGAGCCCGGCGATCAGCCGGGACCGATGCTGGGTGATATCGTTATTGCCCGCCAGACCGTGGAGCGGGAAGCGGCGGAGCTGGAAAAAACAGTTACGGACCATCTGACGCATTTGATGGTGCATGGATTCCTCCACCTTTTCGGTTATGATCACATGACCGAAGATGAGGCGGAGGAGATGGAGGGACTGGAGACTCGCATTTTGGCCGGTCTTGGCTTATCTGATCCTTATGCGGGTCAAGTCCCGGTTTGA
- a CDS encoding PhoH family protein, translated as MNAPEVVTSPSRNTKTAATDANHFILTFENNRHASELFGQFEQNLKLLEQRLNIKASARGNSVSISGDIMATNQARRALDFLYARLQSGGSVEASDVEGAIRMAVAADDQLTLPTLERKAKLSMAQISTRKKTIVARTPTQDAYMRALERSELVFGTGPAGTGKTYLAVAQAAQLLERGAVDKIILSRPAVEAGERLGFLPGDMKEKVDPYLRPLYDALYDMMLGDKVERAITAGVIEIAPLAFMRGRTLANAAIILDEAQNTTSMQMKMFLTRLGENSRMIITGDPSQVDLPRGVKSGLVEALDILAGVEGVSFVRFKDVDVVRHPLVGRIVRAYDAQYAQPEPHYTQPLEGEKSE; from the coding sequence TTGAACGCACCAGAAGTGGTAACCTCACCCTCGCGCAACACCAAAACCGCCGCGACCGACGCCAATCACTTCATCTTGACGTTCGAGAACAACCGGCATGCCAGCGAGCTTTTCGGCCAGTTCGAACAGAACCTGAAGTTGCTGGAGCAGCGGCTGAATATCAAAGCCAGCGCGCGCGGCAATTCCGTGTCCATCTCCGGCGACATCATGGCCACCAACCAGGCGCGCCGGGCGCTGGATTTCCTCTATGCCAGGCTGCAAAGCGGCGGCAGCGTCGAAGCTTCTGACGTGGAAGGCGCGATCCGGATGGCGGTGGCCGCCGACGACCAGCTGACCTTGCCGACGCTGGAGCGCAAGGCCAAGCTCAGCATGGCGCAGATTTCCACCCGCAAGAAGACTATCGTTGCCCGTACGCCGACCCAGGATGCCTATATGCGGGCGCTGGAGCGGTCCGAACTGGTGTTCGGTACTGGTCCGGCTGGCACTGGCAAGACCTATCTGGCCGTGGCGCAAGCCGCGCAATTGCTGGAACGTGGCGCCGTGGACAAGATCATCCTGTCGCGCCCGGCGGTCGAGGCGGGCGAACGGCTGGGCTTCCTGCCCGGCGATATGAAGGAAAAGGTCGATCCTTACCTGCGGCCGCTCTACGACGCGCTCTATGACATGATGCTGGGCGACAAGGTGGAGCGGGCGATTACCGCGGGCGTAATCGAAATTGCCCCGCTGGCTTTCATGCGCGGGCGCACGCTGGCCAATGCCGCCATCATTCTTGATGAAGCACAGAACACCACATCCATGCAGATGAAGATGTTTCTGACGCGTCTGGGCGAAAATTCCCGGATGATCATTACCGGCGACCCGAGCCAGGTGGACCTGCCGCGCGGTGTAAAATCCGGTCTGGTTGAGGCCTTGGATATTCTGGCTGGCGTAGAAGGCGTCTCTTTCGTGCGCTTCAAGGATGTCGATGTTGTGCGTCACCCGCTTGTCGGGCGGATCGTCAGGGCCTATGATGCCCAATATGCGCAGCCTGAGCCTCACTATACGCAGCCTCTCGAAGGCGAGAAGTCGGAATAA
- the miaB gene encoding tRNA (N6-isopentenyl adenosine(37)-C2)-methylthiotransferase MiaB gives MVDHTSAQQKPAPQKKVFIKTYGCQMNVYDSSRMADALVAEGYQSTEDMEEASLVLLNTCHIREKAADKVYSALGRLREMKKIRAARGEEFMIGVAGCVAQAEGEEIVRREPGVDVVVGPQTYHRLPQALRRARSGERVVDTDYAVEDKFEHLPDPTKIAGKRRMITAFLTVQEGCDKFCTFCVVPYTRGSEVSRPLAQLLGEAQRLVESGVREITLLGQNVNAWHGKGPDGREMGLGDLLYKLAEIPGLARLRYTTSHPRDMDERLIEAHRDLRMLMPYLHLPVQSGSDRILKAMNRRHKAADYIALIDRIREARPDIAISGDFIVGFPGETDADFEDTIKLVERVGYAQAFSFKYSPRPGTPGADMPDHVAEDVKTERLARLQELLLKQQHDFARSLVGQTMDLLLEKPGRMPGQIIGRSPWLQSVNVDAKPSQIGDIIQVRITDIGPNSLFAEVAES, from the coding sequence ATGGTTGACCACACCTCTGCCCAGCAAAAGCCTGCGCCGCAGAAGAAGGTGTTTATCAAGACCTATGGCTGTCAGATGAATGTCTATGATAGCAGCCGCATGGCCGATGCGCTGGTGGCTGAAGGCTATCAATCGACCGAGGATATGGAGGAAGCCAGCCTCGTGCTGCTCAATACCTGTCATATCCGCGAAAAGGCCGCCGACAAGGTCTATTCGGCGCTGGGACGGCTGCGTGAAATGAAAAAGATTCGCGCCGCAAGAGGCGAGGAATTCATGATCGGCGTGGCCGGTTGTGTCGCCCAGGCCGAGGGTGAGGAAATCGTTCGCCGCGAGCCGGGCGTCGATGTGGTTGTCGGTCCGCAGACCTATCACCGCCTGCCGCAGGCACTGAGACGGGCGCGAAGCGGAGAACGGGTGGTCGATACCGATTATGCCGTGGAAGATAAGTTCGAACATCTGCCTGATCCAACGAAGATCGCTGGCAAGCGCCGGATGATCACGGCTTTTCTGACCGTGCAGGAAGGCTGCGATAAATTCTGCACCTTCTGTGTCGTGCCCTATACCCGTGGGTCCGAGGTTTCCCGGCCGCTTGCCCAATTGCTGGGTGAGGCGCAGAGACTGGTGGAAAGCGGTGTGCGCGAAATCACTTTGCTGGGCCAGAACGTCAATGCCTGGCACGGCAAGGGACCGGATGGGCGCGAGATGGGTCTGGGCGATCTTCTTTACAAGCTTGCCGAGATTCCGGGCCTTGCCCGGCTGCGCTACACCACCAGCCATCCGCGTGACATGGACGAGCGGCTGATCGAGGCTCATCGCGATCTGCGCATGTTGATGCCCTATCTGCATCTGCCGGTACAGTCGGGGTCCGACCGGATCCTGAAAGCGATGAACCGCCGGCACAAGGCTGCCGATTATATTGCCCTCATTGATCGCATCCGCGAGGCGCGTCCCGACATTGCCATATCAGGCGATTTCATCGTTGGTTTTCCCGGCGAAACCGACGCGGATTTTGAAGACACCATCAAACTGGTCGAGCGAGTCGGCTATGCACAGGCCTTTTCGTTCAAATATTCTCCGCGTCCAGGTACGCCCGGCGCCGACATGCCCGATCATGTGGCGGAGGACGTGAAGACTGAACGGCTGGCCCGGTTGCAGGAATTGTTGTTAAAACAACAACATGACTTTGCCCGCTCGCTGGTGGGCCAGACCATGGACCTGCTTTTGGAAAAGCCGGGCCGGATGCCGGGACAGATTATTGGCCGGTCTCCGTGGTTGCAGTCTGTGAATGTTGATGCAAAACCTTCGCAAATAGGCGACATTATTCAGGTACGAATCACGGATATCGGCCCAAACAGCTTGTTTGCCGAGGTGGCAGAGAGTTAG
- the olsA gene encoding lyso-ornithine lipid O-acyltransferase: MIITIRTVFMLALLVAVTLIMLPLQLLGLAFDLKIRRLLPRYWHRIACLVLGIRVRVHGLPERQRPLMLAVNHCSWTDILVLSSIADVVFIAKMEVSEWPIFGTLAKLQKSIFIRREEKRSSGEQVNDIAARMADGEIVVLFPEGTTSDGNRLLPVKSSLFGAAAMAVPLAPEGVVYVQPVAIAYTGIHGMPMGRFHRTLVSWPGDVTLGPHLASLLKVAAVDVDVCFGAPVAYTKDSNRKRVSATVEAEIRRMLLSKLLGRTIV, from the coding sequence ATGATCATCACCATCCGAACTGTCTTCATGTTGGCGCTGCTTGTCGCCGTCACGCTGATTATGCTGCCGCTGCAATTGCTTGGCCTGGCGTTCGATCTGAAAATAAGACGGCTGTTGCCGCGCTACTGGCATAGGATTGCCTGTCTGGTTCTCGGTATCCGGGTGCGGGTGCATGGCCTGCCGGAACGGCAAAGGCCATTGATGCTGGCCGTCAATCATTGTTCCTGGACCGATATTCTGGTGCTGAGTTCCATTGCCGATGTGGTGTTCATCGCCAAGATGGAGGTGTCGGAATGGCCGATTTTCGGGACGCTGGCCAAGCTGCAAAAAAGCATTTTCATTCGCCGCGAGGAAAAGCGGTCTTCCGGTGAGCAGGTCAATGACATTGCGGCCCGCATGGCGGATGGTGAAATCGTCGTGCTGTTTCCCGAAGGCACGACGTCGGACGGCAACCGGCTGCTGCCGGTCAAATCCTCGCTGTTTGGGGCTGCCGCCATGGCGGTGCCACTTGCTCCTGAGGGTGTGGTCTATGTGCAGCCTGTCGCCATCGCCTATACGGGAATCCATGGCATGCCGATGGGCCGCTTCCATCGGACATTGGTCAGTTGGCCGGGCGATGTCACGCTTGGACCGCATCTGGCCAGTCTGCTCAAGGTGGCGGCGGTGGATGTCGATGTCTGCTTCGGTGCGCCGGTTGCCTATACCAAGGACAGCAATCGCAAACGGGTGAGCGCTACGGTGGAAGCGGAAATCCGACGCATGCTGCTGTCAAAGCTGCTGGGCCGGACTATCGTGTAG
- a CDS encoding Fur family transcriptional regulator: MTETPKTLEELCAERGMRMTEQRRIIARILEGCDDHPDVEELYRRSSAIDAKISISTVYRTVKLFEDAGIIARHDFRDGRSRYETVPEEHHDHLIDLKTGVVIEFRSPEIEALQERIAREHGFRLVDHRLELYGVPLAKDEP; encoded by the coding sequence ATGACGGAGACGCCGAAAACGCTGGAAGAGCTCTGCGCCGAGCGTGGAATGCGCATGACCGAACAGCGGCGGATCATCGCGCGCATTCTTGAAGGCTGCGACGACCATCCTGACGTCGAGGAACTGTACCGGCGCTCCTCGGCGATAGACGCCAAAATTTCGATCTCGACCGTCTATCGCACCGTCAAGCTGTTTGAGGATGCCGGAATCATCGCCCGCCACGATTTTCGCGATGGGCGCTCCCGTTACGAGACCGTGCCGGAAGAACACCACGATCATCTGATCGATTTGAAGACGGGCGTGGTCATCGAGTTCCGCTCACCCGAGATCGAGGCGCTCCAGGAGCGAATCGCTCGAGAACATGGCTTCCGTCTGGTGGATCACCGGCTGGAACTCTATGGCGTGCCATTGGCGAAGGACGAGCCGTGA
- a CDS encoding GNAT family N-acetyltransferase has product MLETIFARKAEFEIVAMELDDCHDVSELHGQRFSQPWNDGAFESLLLQPNVFGFVIRQTNTLMFKPQLSGFVLAREAAGEAEILTIAVHEKGARNGLGWRLMQGAMREARVRGGEIMFLEVDDGNHPAINLYRKLGFEKAGERPAYYADANGRRSAALVMRRDLR; this is encoded by the coding sequence ATGCTTGAAACAATTTTTGCCCGTAAAGCCGAGTTTGAAATCGTCGCCATGGAGCTGGACGATTGCCATGACGTGTCGGAATTGCATGGCCAGCGGTTTTCGCAGCCATGGAATGATGGCGCATTTGAAAGCCTGCTGTTGCAGCCGAATGTTTTCGGTTTCGTGATTCGCCAGACCAATACGCTGATGTTCAAGCCGCAGCTCAGCGGTTTCGTGCTGGCCCGCGAAGCAGCGGGCGAAGCGGAAATCCTGACGATTGCCGTGCATGAAAAGGGCGCAAGAAACGGCCTTGGTTGGCGGCTGATGCAGGGCGCGATGCGTGAAGCCAGGGTGCGCGGCGGCGAAATCATGTTTCTCGAAGTGGATGATGGCAATCACCCCGCCATCAATCTTTACCGCAAGCTTGGCTTTGAAAAAGCTGGCGAAAGGCCAGCTTATTACGCCGATGCCAACGGTCGTCGCAGTGCAGCGCTTGTCATGCGGCGCGATCTTCGCTAA
- the tsaB gene encoding tRNA (adenosine(37)-N6)-threonylcarbamoyltransferase complex dimerization subunit type 1 TsaB — MILLAIDTAGVDCAVGLYDSDLDRMLGARSETIGRGHAEKLMGMIDAVLDEASIALPSVERVAVTIGPGSFTGIRVGLSAARGLALALGVDIVGISTLAVLAAAERRRGGAVAVLAAMDAKRDEVYVQGFSLDAVALDDARLLSVDEFRAMAAELARSGAGRVTGSACRLLEKNVTEEGEEAATVEADHFPMEDIARLGAVAQASGKPKPLYLRGPDVKPQAGFAVARA; from the coding sequence ATGATCCTTTTGGCAATCGACACCGCCGGCGTTGATTGCGCTGTTGGCCTGTATGACAGCGATCTTGACCGGATGCTGGGGGCCAGAAGCGAAACGATTGGCCGTGGTCATGCCGAAAAGCTGATGGGCATGATCGACGCGGTTCTGGACGAGGCGTCAATCGCGCTTCCTAGTGTCGAGCGGGTTGCGGTCACCATTGGTCCCGGTTCCTTTACCGGCATTCGCGTCGGCCTGTCGGCGGCGCGGGGGCTAGCTCTGGCGCTGGGTGTCGATATCGTCGGTATTTCAACGCTTGCCGTTCTGGCGGCGGCAGAGCGCAGGCGGGGTGGCGCGGTTGCGGTGCTTGCTGCGATGGATGCCAAGCGCGATGAAGTCTATGTCCAGGGTTTCAGCCTTGATGCAGTGGCGCTGGATGACGCTCGATTGCTGTCGGTGGACGAATTTCGGGCGATGGCGGCTGAGCTTGCCAGGTCTGGCGCAGGACGCGTCACCGGTTCGGCATGCCGGCTGCTGGAGAAAAACGTGACGGAGGAGGGTGAAGAGGCTGCAACAGTGGAGGCAGATCACTTTCCGATGGAAGATATTGCCAGGCTTGGAGCGGTTGCGCAGGCCTCGGGCAAGCCAAAACCGCTTTACTTGCGGGGGCCGGATGTCAAGCCGCAGGCAGGTTTTGCCGTGGCGCGGGCATGA
- a CDS encoding NifU family protein, with translation MFIQTESTPNPATLKFLPGKVVMDNGTAEFRDREAAMASPLAEKLFAIPGVTSVFFGYDFVTVTKDTAEWPHLKPAILGSIMEHFMSGAPIMGSAVAGDEASDEEFFNEGDETIVATIKELLETRVRPAVAQDGGDITFRGFRDGKVFLNMKGSCAGCPSSTATLKHGVQNLLRHFIPEVQEVEAV, from the coding sequence ATGTTCATTCAGACGGAATCCACCCCCAATCCGGCTACTTTGAAATTCCTGCCGGGCAAGGTGGTGATGGACAACGGCACGGCTGAATTCCGCGACCGGGAAGCGGCCATGGCCTCGCCACTGGCTGAAAAGCTGTTTGCCATACCCGGCGTCACCTCCGTGTTCTTTGGCTATGACTTTGTGACCGTGACCAAGGATACCGCCGAATGGCCGCATCTGAAGCCGGCCATCCTCGGGTCGATCATGGAGCATTTCATGAGCGGCGCGCCGATCATGGGCAGCGCTGTCGCAGGAGATGAGGCGTCGGACGAAGAATTCTTCAACGAGGGTGACGAGACCATCGTTGCCACCATCAAGGAACTGCTGGAAACCCGGGTGCGCCCGGCTGTCGCTCAGGATGGTGGGGATATCACTTTCCGTGGTTTCCGCGATGGCAAGGTGTTTCTCAACATGAAGGGATCGTGCGCGGGTTGCCCATCCTCCACCGCGACGCTGAAGCATGGCGTGCAGAACCTGCTGCGCCATTTCATTCCCGAAGTGCAGGAAGTCGAAGCCGTTTGA